The following proteins are co-located in the Cryptococcus neoformans var. neoformans B-3501A chromosome 12, whole genome shotgun sequence genome:
- a CDS encoding hypothetical protein (HMMPfam hit to zf-C3HC4, Zinc finger, C3HC4 type (RING finger), score: 43.3, E(): 6.5e-10) yields the protein MDKSHPLLANFDDPPPFPETYPQLRRLDRSVVCQICKEPFTAPVSIGCGHSFCSHCIRSSLDVQKKCPSCNEPASEGSIRRNRALEEIAEAWEQSRPTLIDLSKPLSRKRAAPEVDSRPSSSGIVKRLKDQDGKPSQSPAPAESIESEEEDEIQELTENDEAPCPICMTRMSISSIPMHVERGCPPPPKSIKASAGGGKGNQKADWKKVFSGQTLSGSKGKENGKGKEPEMKKITKPNYSLATPADLRALLSQYSLPTSGDKVALIARVQEWIILYNANLDTSRPSSLSALRAKLTEAEASRKRDKEKGKDELVGQLGSKEGLAKYAQEKKGEFERLRKEIMERDKRRKAEEKGSGRDSAIEVD from the exons ATGGACAAAagccatcctcttcttgctaATTTTGAcgatcctcctccttttccagaAACCTATCCTCAACTTCGCAGGCTTGATCGCTCTGTTGTCTGTCAGATTTGCAAGGAACCCTTCACAGCGCCCGTGTCGATCGGGTGTGGCCACTCGTTTTGCTCCCAC TGCATACGGTCCTCTTTAGATGTCCAGAAGAAATGCCCCAGTTGCAATGAGCCGGCAAGCGAGGGATCTATACGGCGAAACAGAGCCCTAGAAGAGATTGCGGAAGCTTGGGAGCAGTCAAG ACCAACATTGATTGACCTGTCAAAACCTCTATCCCGAAAACGTGCTGCTCCAGAGGTCGACTCCCGTCCATCGAGTTCCGGAATAGTCAAACGCTTGAAGGACCAAGATGGAAAACCAAGCCAGTCGCCGGCACCGGCAGAGTCAATAGAatcggaagaggaggatgaaataCAGGAACTAACTGAGAATG ACGAAGCTCCATGTCCTATCTGTATGACGCGTATGTCCATCTCGTCTATCCCGATGCACGTGGAAAGAGGTtgtccgccgccgcccaaGTCCATCAAAGCCAGCGCAGGAGGCGGGAAAGGCAATCAAAAAGCagattggaagaaggttTTCTCTGGGCAAACCCTTAGCGGAAgcaaggggaaagagaatggcaagggaaagga ACcggaaatgaagaagattacGAAACCAAATTACTCTTTGGCAACGCCTGCTGACTTGAGGGCATTATTATCG CAATATTCACTTCCTACATCTGGCGACAAGGTTGCTCTCATTGCTCGAGTGCAGGAATGGATAATTCTTTATAACGCGAATTTGGACACTTCCcgtccttcatctctttcgGCTCTACGTGCGAAACTAACAGAGGCAGAAGCAAGCCGGAAACGGgataaagaaaagggaaaagatgAGCTCGTTGGACAATTAGGGTCGAAAGAAGGTCTGGCGAAGTACGCCCAAGAGAAAAAGGGTGAATTCGAGAgattgaggaaggagattaTGGAAAGGGACAAGAGACGAAAGGCGGAGGAAAAAGGGAGTGGACGGGATAGTGCCATCGAAGTGGATTGA
- a CDS encoding hypothetical protein (HMMPfam hit to DnaJ, DnaJ domain, score: 105.5, E(): 1.2e-28), with amino-acid sequence MGNDQSRTSSGDGKQVDEKPPDYYELLQVDEEAGYDEIKRSYRKLALINHPDKNPHRIEEATKLFADLQHAYEVLSDPQERAFYDSHRNAPVAATDDDIFEHVRTGDKATNDPKSKLNRRRQGDPGVTIAQLMRFFDPKIASKMDDTSEGFYSIYRTLFALLASDEALHTTSTTPLSYPSFGNSSTAYAPPPGLTRAQKDSQVWARDFYAVWGEFVTEKKFEWLNKWDAERGDDRMVRRAMEKENKKAREETRKEYNETVRQLVVFIQHRDPRYKAHQTKLAQERAASKSAKTSGASTPAGKPVVDAEAAKRRHEERLRAAAQYEEQDWQKFSSRNSDDEEMEEEEPEEELGDGTGVRLDDGQGGEIFECVACGKTFASEASWINHERSKKHKQAVWRLKKEMRAEAKAMGLTEPQSEEEPGDERAEDADAGEGEIGGETKGVGMTEEEQLAELQALEAEMIDLALEESEDVDYGNKKSKKKGKKNRRDGVIDEVDAATGLSPSRNESQPDASNTPSAAVSDDGVARESDKTSELSKRDKRRAREARKKIEEEERKAAFKEARKAAKKAGASVETFASPRQSDRKDKVDDDGFVAPKQKGKNSIKSGKGTKGGREQGENDYSDERVAKVVAGIQEKREKMVEKWGDTWADLVSKLKHLLSGDSHLPLSILCLGLGKPFSDRTAQIQLALALELADALNCTVHDLEMYDPVWDEGDKKVLSSIGVTLLQDNLLGRHTLETGRPYLLYLPHAPKQLYESILSTNYAPSLCGNKPGRILLGNDLAEYLPGFVRPSQKKEPSGEADGDGEFVKPKKKRRGRGEVKPQIKDGVLSRVGESHSALLR; translated from the exons ATGGGAAATGATCAATCACGCACCTCTTCTGGCGATGGCAAGCAGGTCGATGAGAAGCCGCCTGATTATTACGAACTGCTGCAAGTAGACGAGGAAGCAGGGTATGATGAAATTAAG CGGTCATATCGAAAATTGGCG CTGATAAACCACCCTGACAAGAATCCTCACAGAATAGAAGAGGCAACGAAACTGTTCGCGGACTTGCAGCACGCTTATGAG GTTCTGAGTGATCCCCAA GAAAGAGCATTCTATGATTCCCATCGAAATGCCCCAGTTGCAGCCACAGATGACGATATCTTTGAACATGTCAGGACAGGGGATAAAGCGACAAATGATCCCAAATCGAAGCTGAATAGGAGACGCCAAGGGGATCCAGGAGTTACCATAGCCCAGCTCATGCGCTTTTTTGATCCTAAAATTGCCAGTAAAATGGATGATACCTCAGAA GGCTTCTACTCAATATATAGGACTCTCTTTGCCCTTCTCGCCTCTGATGAGGCTCTACACaccacttccaccactcCTCTTTCATACCCATCTTTCGGTAATTCCTCAACTGCTTAtgcccctcctcctggtTTGACCCGCGCGCAAAAAGATTCCCAGGTGTGGGCTCGAGATTTCTACGCCGTTTGGGGGGAATTTGTGACAGAAAAGAAATTTGAGTGGTTAAACAAATGGGATGCTGAAAGAGGAGACGACAGGATGGTCCGACGAGctatggagaaggagaataaGAAGGCAAGGGAGGAGACAAGAAAGGAATATAATGAGACAGTCCGA CAACTGGTTGTTTTTATTCAACATAGAGATCCAAGATACAAGGCCCATCAAACCAAGCTTGCTCAGGAGCGTGCCGCCAGCAAGTCCGCTAAGACGTCAGGGGCATCTACTCCAGCTGGCAAACCCGTTGTTGATGCTGAGGCCGCTAAGCGGCGTCATGAAGAACGTTTACGTGCAGCGGCACAGTacgaagaacaagattGGCAAAAGTTTTCTTCACGTAACtctgacgatgaagagatggaagaagaagaacctgaagaagaactcGGAGATGGCACCGGTGTCAGGCTGGACGATGGACAGGGAGGGGAGATATTTGAATGTGTGGCATGTGGGAAAACGTTTGCAAGCGAAGCGAGCTGGATAAATCACGAGAGAAGTAAGAAACATAAACAGGCGGTCTGGAGATtgaaaaaggagatgagagcGGAGGCCAAGGCAATGGGGCTTACCGAGCCGCAATCGGAAGAGGAACCGGGTGATGAGCGAGCCGAAGATGCAGATGCCGGTGAAGGCGAAATAGGCGGGGAGACCAAGGGGGTTGGAatgacagaagaagagcagctCGCGGAATTACAAGCACTTGAGGCAGAAATGATAGATTTGGCTTTGGAAGAAAGCGAGGATGTTGATTATGGCAACAAAAA GTCcaagaaaaaagggaaaaaaaatcgcCGAGATGGCGTAATCGACGAAGTTGATGCAGCTACTGgactctctccttctcgcaACGAATCACAACCTGACGCTTCCAATACTCCAAGTGCCGCAGTATCAGACGACGGAGTTGCTCGTGAGTCTGACAAGACCTCGGAATTATCAAAACGCGACAAGCGACGTGCTCGTGAAGCTCGTAAGAAgatagaggaagaagagcgtAAAGCGGCGTTTAAGGAGGCTAGAAAGGCTGCCAAAAAGGCAGGCGCATCGGTTGAGACGTTTGCATCACCTCGGCAATCCGACAGGAAGGATaaagtggatgatgatggatttgTGGCACCCAAACAAAAGGGTAAAAACAGTATCAAGAGCGGCAAAGGCACGAAAGGCGGACGAGAgcaaggagagaatgaTTATAGTGATGAAAGAGTTGCAAAAGTGGTTGCAGGGATTcaggaaaagagagaaaagatggtggagaaaTGGGGTGATACATGGGCTG ATTTGGTCTCGAAATTGAAGCATCTCTTGTCTGGCGATAGTCATttacctctttccatcctctgctTGGGCCTAGGGAAGCCCTTCTCTGATAGGACAGCTCAAATTCAACTGGCTCTTGCCCTTGAGCTGGCCGATGCATTAAAT TGCACTGTCCATGATCTCGAAATGTACGACCCCGTTTGGGACGAAGGTGATAAGAAAGTCTTGTCATCAATTGGTGTCACACTTCTTCAGGATAACTTG CTGGGTAGGCACACGCTTGAAACAGGTCGCCCATATCTTCTCTACCTTCCCCATGCCCCTAAGCAATTATACGAATCTATTCTGTCCACAAATTACGCCCCGTCCCTCTGTGGCAATAAGCCAGGAAGGATCCTGCTCGGCAACGATCTCGCAGAGTACCTTCCTGGCTTTGTCCGACCGTCACAAAAGAAAGAGCCCAGTGGCGAGGCTGACGGAGATGGGGAGTTCGTCaaaccgaagaagaagaggaggggcCGGGGGGAAGTGAAACCTCAAATAAAAGATGGCGTGCTTTCTCGAGTTGGTGAGTCGCATTCCGCCCTGCTGAGATAA
- a CDS encoding hypothetical protein (Match to ESTs gb|CF188556.1|CF188556, gb|CF188555.1|CF188555; HMMPfam hit to Amidohydro_1, Amidohydrolase family, score: 251.4, E(): 1.5e-72; HMMPfam hit to Urease_alpha, Urease alpha-subunit, N-terminal domain, score: 274.5, E(): 1.7e-79; HMMPfam hit to Urease_beta, Urease beta subunit, score: 194.3, E(): 2.3e-55; HMMPfam hit to Urease_gamma, Urease, gamma subunit, score: 149.2, E(): 9.1e-42) — protein MHLLPRETDKLIVTTLGTLAQRRLARGLILNRAETIALISSQLQEFIRDGRHSVAELMDLGKKMLGRRHVRKGVPESIHTIQVEGTFPDGVFLVTVDDPISSDDGDLNNAFYGSFLPIPSADVFPAAPEPADTLLGALICRKEPIKINASRRRFKLEVKNAGDRPIQVGSHYHFLETNPALIFDRLLSYGYHLDIPAGTAVRFEPGEKKTVTMVEFGGKKIFHGGSGLASGSFDENLRETKVKEMVEKGGFGHKDQEKVEEGPTTEMNREVYASMFGPTTGDKIKLADMDLWIEVEKDYTVYGEECKFGGGKVLRDGGGQASGRHEHEVLDLVITNALIVDWNGIYKADIGVKNGIIVGIGKAGNPDMMDGVTDGMIVGSSTEVIAGEKLIITAGALDVHVHYICPQLMTEALASGITTVVGGGTGPADGSNATTCTSSSFYMQNMIKATDTVPLNFGFTGKGNDSGTNALRDVIEAGACGLKVHEDWGATPEVIDRALSIADEYDVQVNLHSDTLNESGYVESTLAAIKGRTIHSYHTEGAGGGHAPDIIVVCEYENVLPSSTNPTRPYAVNTLDEHLDMLMVCHHLDKSIPEDIAFADSRIRSETVAAEDVLQDTGAISMISSDCQAMGRIGEVITRTWRTAAKMKQFRGPLEGDEPTRDNNRVKRYVAKYTINPAITHGMSHLIGQVAVGCLADLVFWTAESFGARPEMILKGGVIAWAAMGDANASIPTVQPVIGRPMWGSQPEAAALNSIVWVSQASLDKDLVKRFNIKKRAEAVKNCRAIGKKDMKWNDSMPKMTVDPETYDVHADGVLCDVPPADKLPLTKRYFVY, from the exons ATGCATCTCCTCCCAAGAGAAACG GACAAACTCATTGTCACCACCTTGGGCACCCTTGCTCAACGTCGCCTTGCCCGAGGCCTTATTCTTAACCGTGCTGAGACCATTgctctcatctcctctcaGTTGCAAGAATTCATTCGAGATGGACGTCATTCTGTTGCAGAGCTCATGGATTTGGGCAAGAAAATGCTAGGCAGGCGACATGTCAGGAAGGGCGTTCCAGAATCAATTCACACTATTCAGGTGGAAGGCACCTTCCCCGACGGTGTATTTTTGGTCACAGTTGATGATCCTATCTCCTCAGATGATGGCGATT TGAACAACGCCTTTTACGGTTCTTTCCTGCCAATCCCGTCGGCAGACGTCTTCCCTGCTGCGCCCGAGCCAGCCGATACCCTCTTAGGAGCCCTTATTTGTCGTAAGGAGCCAATTAAGATCAATGCTTCCCGACGACGCTTCAAGCTTGAAGTCAAGAATGCTGGAGACAGGCCTATTCAAGTTGGCTCCCACTACCATTTCCTCGAAACCAACCCGGCCCTCATTTTCGACAGGCTCTTGTCCTATGGCTACCATTTGGACATCCCCGCCGGTACGGCGGTCAGGTTTGAGccaggagagaagaagactgtAACAATGGTGGAATTCGGCGGAAAGAAGATCTTCCACGGTGGAAGTGGATTGGCAAGCGGATCTTTCGACGAGAATTTAAGGGAGACTAAAGTCAAGGAGATGGTTGAAAAAGGTGGATTTGGTCATAAGGATCAAGAAAAGGTAGAAGAGGGGCCAACAACTGAGATGAACAGAGAAGTG TACGCTTCCATGTTCGGACCAACAACTGGCGACAAGATCAAGCTCGCTGACATGGATCTGTGGATCGAGGTCGAAAAAGATTACACTGTCTACGGCGAGGAATGCAAATTCGGCGGAG GCAAGGTCCTTCGAGATGGCGGAGGTCAAGCATCTGGTAGGCATGAACATGAGGTTCTTGACCTCGTTATTACCAATGCTCTTATCGTTGACTGGAATGGCATCTACAAG GCCGATATTGGTGTAAAAAATGGCATTATTGTTGGTATTGGTAAAGCTGGTAACCCCGATATGATGGATGGAGTCACAGATGGAATGATTGTGGGGTCAAGCACTGAAGTTATCGCTGGCGAAAAGTTGATCATCACTGCGGGAGCTCTCGACGTCCACGTTCATTACATTTGCCCTCAACTCATGACGGAG GCCTTGGCATCCGGTATCACCACTGTTGTCGGAGGTGGTACAGGTCCTGCAGACGGCTCCAACGCCACTACATGCACGTCTTCGTCCTTCTACATGCAAAACATGATCAAAGCAACCGACACTGTTCCTCTCAACTTTGGTTTCACCGGAAAGGGCAACGATTCTGGCACTAATGCTTTGAGGGACGTTATCGAGGCTGGAGCTTGTGGATTGAAGGTGCATGAAGATTGGGGCGCGACGCCCGAAGTTATTGACAGGGCTCTGAGTATTGCCGATGAGTACGACGTACAG GTCAACCTTCACAGTGATACTCTCAACGAAAGTGGATACGTCGAGAGTACCTTGGCCGCCATCAAAGGGAGGACTATTCACAGTTACCACACTGAAGGAGCTGGTGGCGGACATGCTCCAGACATCATCGTTGTCTGTGAATATGAAAACGTCTTGCCTAGTTCCACCAACCCAACTAGGCCTTATGCTGTTAACACTCTTGATGAGCATCTTGAC ATGCTTATGGTTTGTCACCACCTCGATAAGTCTATCCCGGAGGACATTGCCTTTGCCGACTCTCGTATCCGTTCTGAAACCGTTGCAGCCGAAGACGTTTTACAGGACACAGGCGCGATTTCCATGATCTCATCTGACTGTCAAGCTATGGGTCGTATCGGTGAAGTCATCACTCGTACATGGCGTACGGCtgcgaagatgaagcaaTTCCGTGGTCCTCTTGAGGGCGATGAACCCACGAGAGACAACAATAGGGTGAAACGGTATGTTGCCAAGTACACTATTAACCCCGCCATTACCCACGGTATGTCGCACCTCATCGGTCAAGTTGCCGTGGGCTGTCTGGCAGATCTGGTCTTCTGGACGGCAGAGTCCTTTGGTGCTAGACCGGAGATGATCCTCAAGGGTGGTGTCATTGCTTGGGCTGCAATGGGCGATGCGAACGCTTCGATCCCCACTGTGCAGCCCGTCATTGGCAGGCCCATGTGGGGCTCTCAGCCTGAGGCCGCTGCACTCAATTCAATTGTTTGGGTCAGCCAGGCATCTCTTGACAAGG ATCTCGTGAAGAGATTCAACATCAAGAAGAGGGCGGAGGCTGTCAAGAACTGTCGTGCAattggaaagaaggatatgaAGTGGAATGACAGTATGCCGAAGATGACTG TCGATCCGGAGACCTACGACGTTCACGCTGACGGCGTCCTTTGCGACGTCCCACCGGCAGACAAACTCCCACTGACCAAGAGATACTTCGTTTACTAA
- a CDS encoding hypothetical protein (HMMPfam hit to Mob1_phocein, Mob1/phocein family, score: 356.0, E(): 5e-104) — MSNTARAASLAGTKQWQLKQYAQQTLGSGNLRTAVKLPEGEDLQEWIAVHVVDFFNHVNMLYGTVSEFCTPTECPVMNAGPKYEYFWEDGTNYKKPTQLSAPAYVEALMSWTQSILDDEKHFPQTIGKRFPPTFMTTAKTILRRLFRVYAHIYHAHFDQICALGIEAHLNTNYRHFLLFVDEFALLSEKDLVPLEDFNKTILNETGK, encoded by the exons ATGTCTAACACAGCAAGAGCGGCCAGTCTCGCA GGCACGAAGCAGTGGCAGCTCAAGCAGTATGCACAACAGACACTT GGTTCTGGTAATTTGAGAACAGCAGTCAAACTCCCAGAAGGTGAAGACCTGCAAGAATGGATCGCTGTACACG TCGttgacttcttcaaccaCGTCAACATGCTATACGGTACGGTATCCGAGTTCTGTACTCCAACAGAG TGCCCCGTAATGAACGCCGGGCCAAAATATGAGTACTtttgggaagatggaacCAATTA CAAAAAACCTACCCAGCTTTCGGCCCCAGCTTACGTTGAAGCTCTCATGTCATGGACTCAGTCTATCCTCGATGACGAAAAGCACTTCCCTCAGACTATTGGCAAGCGCTTCCCGCCTACATTCATGACGACCGCCAAAACGATTTTGAGACGGTTATTCAGAGTATATGCCCATATCTACCATGCCCATTTTGACCAAATCTGTGCGTTAGGTATTGAGG CTCACTTGAACACCAACTACcgccatttccttctttttgtGGATGAG TTTGCTTTGCTGTCAGAAAAGGACCTCGTCCCTCTTGAAGATTTCAACAAGACCATCTTGAATGAAACGGGGAAGTAG
- a CDS encoding hypothetical protein (Match to ESTs gb|CF189942.1|CF189942, gb|CF185513.1|CF185513): MPGLFSLPPPSVTLALGGLTTSYVFFSSVTDMNWGIVPLLNGRFGAVDIDEKKRIKMWSIYFKRAATGLVGGSVLSALLNFTTAYIHPSPLTRRITFISAVTSLLILPITFASGILPINSRLFEIAKGAETTKDDEVKSLVEAWGKKHLLRMPAYTGAWVLSFFALVYDGRI; this comes from the exons ATGCCTGGCCTCTTCTCGCTCCCGCCTCCTAGTGTCACCCTGGCTTTGGGCGGACTCACCACTTCCTATGTTTTCTTCAGCAGTGTGACAGACATGAACTGGGGTATTGTCCCACTACTTAACGGCCGCTTTGGTGCTGTCGATATTgacgaaaagaagaggatcaaGATGTGGTCCATCTATTTTAAGAGAGCTGCT ACTGGTCTCGTTGGTGGCTCAGTTCTCTCTGCTCTTTTGAACTTCACTACGGCTTACATTCATCCATCGCCTCTCACCCGCCGTATTACTTTCATTTCCGCAGTAACTTCACTCCTTATCCTACCCATTACTTTCGCCTCGGGTATTCTGCCCATCAATAGCCGACTCTTTGAGATAGCGAAGGGGGCAGAAACCACGAAGGACGACGAAGTGAAGAGCCTTGTGGAAGCGTGGGGGAAGAAGCATCTTTTGAGAATGCCTGCCTACACTGGTGCATGGGTATTGAGCTTCTTCGCACTCGTTTACGACGGCAGGATTTAA
- a CDS encoding hypothetical protein (Match to ESTs gb|CF189164.1|CF189164, gb|CF189163.1|CF189163; HMMPfam hit to HIT, HIT domain, score: 56.8, E(): 5.9e-14) yields MHCTNSEGIPHRQSSTALPFPLGLSTSNLFYQAANVLIVPKRVVPRLADLEANEVSDLFLSVQHIGKVLEDVYKARAMTVSLQDGVAAGQSVPHVHIHLIPRHPTDYDGKNDRIYPLLEQSEKQLHGDLKNSDVPVANGRDDDGQTEAQVGKWEVPKDEDRKPRSMEEMEREANWLASFFKSSTNSL; encoded by the exons ATGCATTGTACTAACAGCGAGGGAATTCCCCATCGACAGTCTTCTACcgctcttccctttccgTTGGGATTGTCAACCTCAAACCTCTTTTACCAGGCCGCAA ATGTACTAATCGTGCCCAAACGTGTTGTCCCAAGGCTCGCTGATCTGGAAGCCAATGAAGTATCagatctttttctttcggTCCAGCATATTGGCAAGgttcttgaagatgtctACAAAGCACGGGCTATGACAGTTTCTCTGCAG GACGGCGTCGCTGCTGGACAGTCGGTGCCGCATGTGCACATACACCTAATCCCCCGTCATCCTACAGATTATGACGGAAAGAACGATCGAATATACCCACTTCTAGAGCAGTCTGAGAAGCAGCTCCATGGCGATTTGAAAAATTCAGATGTACCAGTTGCGAATGGcagggatgatgatggtcaAACCGAGGCGCAGGTGGGGAAATGGGAGGTCCcgaaggatgaagatagaAAGCCTAGGAgtatggaggagatggagagagaggcCAACTGGCTGGCTAGTTTCTTTAAAAGCAGCACGAATAGTTTATAG
- a CDS encoding hypothetical protein (Match to ESTs gb|CF182890.1|CF182890, gb|CF182889.1|CF182889), translated as MRIPGILPFLPLLPFIYAATISGNIAFNGLLTLDSLPPTSQISLDHGLTKVWVKQDGSFTFHNVPEGTHQLEPLIPGYIFHPLLVTVKPTVSSESDPAKASSEDQMHVQILNPARQPLPISSVSLPYPLVLEPIAKENYFIPKNGMNMLGLLKSPMVLMMLFSGIMMWGMPKLLSNMDDPEFSKEMAETRQKMQGLQNGDWTGALSNMLAGTAEDKSAPVQSGGGSAKAGGKKRRK; from the exons atgCGCATACCCGGAATCTTGCCATTCTT GCCGCTTCTCCCCTTTATCTATGCGGCAACCATCTCTGGCAACATTGCTTTCAATGGTTTGCTAACGT TGGACTCTCTGCCTCCTACAAGCCAAATCTCATTGGATCATGGGTTGACAAAAGTGTGGGTCAAGCAGGATGGATCATTCACATT CCATAATGTACCTGAGGGTACCCATCAGCTTGAACCTCTCATCCCAGGCTACATATTCCACCCC TTACTGGTTACTGTGAAACCAACCGTCTCTTCCGAATCCGATCCTGCCAAAGCCTCGTCCGAGGACCAAATGCACGTGCAGATCCTGAATCCTGCTCGTCAGCCCCTCCCGATATCTTCAGTATCACTCCCTTACCCTTTGGTGCTTGAACCCATCGCGAAGGAAAATTACTTCATCCCCAAGAATGGGATGAATATGCTAGGGCTGTTGAAGAGCCCGATGGTTCTAATGATGCTGTTCAGTGGGATAATGATGTGGGGAATGCCTAAATTACTC TCAAATATGGATGATCCAGAGTTCTCAAAGGAGATGGCAGAGACCAGACAGAAGATGCAGGGGCTTCAGAATGGAGATTGGACCGGAGC GTTGTCCAACATGCTTGCAGGTACAGCGGAGGACAAGTCTGCTCCAGTGCAGTCCGGTGGTGGGTCTGCCAAGGCAGGAGGTAAGAAGCGCAGGAAGTAG
- a CDS encoding hypothetical protein (HMMPfam hit to DUF718, Protein of unknown function (DUF718), score: 134.3, E(): 2.7e-37), which translates to MSPAPLPMPQLPRTDEGKRICQIVKVKPERLDEYKKVHAEVWPEVLGALRKAHVVDYSIHYFAPHNLLIAHMRYIGSDFQKDMDGIKENEATRKWWQLTDGMQESFVPGATGSESGPGWWVDAEEVFRLEG; encoded by the exons ATGAGCCCCGCCCCGCTACCAATGCCTCAGCTTCCTAGAACAGacgaagggaagaggatatGTCAGATCGTTAAAGTCAAACCAGAGAGGTTGGATGAGTATAAGAAG GTTCATGCTGAAGTTTGGCCAGAGGTCCTCGGAGCATTGAGGAAAGCCCACGTTGTCG ACTATTCCATTCATTACTTTGCCCCCCACAATCTTCTTATAGCCCATATGCGTTACATTGGCAGCGACTTCCAGAAAGATATGGATGGCATCAAGGAAAATGAAGCGACGAGAAAATGGTGGCAG CTGACTGATGGAATGCAAGAAAGCTTTGTTCCGGGAGCAACAGGGTCGGAGAGCGGGCCTGGATGGTGGGTGGACGCAGAGGAAGTCTTTAGATTGGAGGgttga